CGGCGCGATGACCATGGCGCCGATGATGGCCGCCGCCGAGTCGAGGATCAGCCCCACCGTCGCGACGAGCGCGCTCAGGACGGTCATCTGGACGAACGAGTAGGGGTCCATTATCTGGTTCGCCGCCTGCGTCTGCAGTTCGGCGTCGGCGATCCGCGCGTGGTGGCCGACGTGCGATTCGGAGACATGATCGCGCCAGATTTCCGTCAGGAGGTCCGTCTCGACGTCGACGATGACGCCGTGGTCCTCGGCCCGCAGGCCGGCCTCGTAGAGCCGGTGGAGGACCGGCTCGAGGGCGGGCGTCTCGACGGAGAAGTGGACGATCGTGTCGTACCCTTTCCCGCTCGTCTCGCGGATAGTGTAGTAGTCGATCCCCTCGTCGTCCAGCGTCCGCTTGACGGCCGGAACGACGTCCGATGGGAGAGCGAGTTCGACGAGGCGCATTGGCCGAAGTTGTCACGTGTGAAACTTATAGAGGTCGCCGCTCCGGTCGAGACAGCGGCGTGTCCGGCGTTGCGATCCCAGTGTGCATCCAGTCCGTGCCGGGACGTCCTCCCGACGAAGCGCCCGGTCGTTCGGCGGGAAGCGATCCTCCCGGGCGACGGATAGAACCGGCCGGAAAGCCGCTGTTACCGCTTCCTCTGCGGGCCGAGCCCGGGCTCTGCGAGCGGAAGCCGACCGACTCGTTCTCGGGCCAGTAGCCTCTGGTTACGGACGTTACGGGCCGGGAACCGTCTATCACGGGTCCGATATCGGCTCTATTCTTTCAACGACGCGCGGCGAAGGGTCGGTCATGGGAGACATCGACGTGGCGATCGGCGTCGACGTGGACGCCGTCGCCGGATGGCTCGGTTCGTACGGCGGCGAGGACTCGCGGGCAGACCTCTCGCGGGGGCTCTCGGCCGGCAACGAGGGCGTCCCGCGGATGCTCACCGTCTTCGAGAACGAGGGGATCGACACCTCGTGGTACGTGCCGGGACACACCCTGGAGACGTTCCGCGAGGAGATCCAGGCCGTCGCCGACGCCGGTCACGAGCTCGGGATCCACGGGTACTCCCACGAGAACCCGAGCGACCTCTCGCGCGAGCAGGAGGCCGCCATCATCGAGGCCTCGATAGAGCTGATCGAGGACGTGACCGGGGAGCGACCGGTCGGCCACCGCGCCAGCTGGTGGGAGTTCAGCGAGAACACGGCCGACCTGCTCGACGAGTACGACTTCCTCTACGACAGCAGCCTCATGGAGAGCGAGTTCGAGCCCCGGCAGGTACGGACGGGCGACAGCTGGGAGAAGATCGACTACGACGCCGAGGCCGAGAGCTGGATGGAACCGTACGAGTACGGCGAGGAACTCGACGTCGTCGAGGTACCGATCAGCTGGTACCGCGACGACATCCCTCCGATGCTGTTCATCAAGCACCCCTACTACAACACCGGGTACGCCGACCCCGAGACGATGCACGAGAAGTACTACAAGGCCCAGTTCGACTACCTCTACGACCGCCGCGGGGCCGGGGTCTACACGCTCACCATCCACCCCGACGTCTACGGGAAGCCCCACATGATCCCCCTGTTGGAAGACTTCATCCGGTACGTCAAGGACCACGACCGCGCCGAGTTCAAAACGGTCGAGGACGTCGCCCGGAAGTACCAGGAGGACCCGTCGGTGTACGAGCCCGAAGGCGAGTTCGTCTGAGCGGCCAGCGGCCGTCGGTGATCGGCCGCAGACGCTTGCAACGGTTCAGTCGTCCTCGAAGTGCGCCCGCAGCTCCTCGACGTCCGTCGTCTCGCCGAGCGCGAGGCGGAGCTTCAGCCGCGCCTTGTGAGCGGGCAGGTCGCCGGCGAAGATGGCGCCGTGGTCGCGGATCGTCTGTCCGCCCCCGGGCGTGCCGTAAATCGGCGCGACGGGGCCCTCGTAAGACCGCGAGGTCACGACGACGGGAACTCCCTCGTCGATAGCTGCTGCCACCGCGTCGCCGATGGGTCCCGTCGCGTTGCCGGCGCCCGTCGCCTCCAGCACGACGCCGTCGGCACCGCGCTCGACCGCGCGCTGGATCCCGCCGCCGTCGACTCCGACGGCGCTCTTGACCATCTCCACAGTCGGTTCTGCGTCCGCTTCCTCTCGACCTCCCTCAGCGTTCCCCCGGTCGACGGGAATCGACCCCGACCGGCTCCCCGGCTCGCGGTGGAAGCGGACGTCCTCGCGGGTGAACGACGCCACGGGCCCGGACTCCGGGGACGCGAAGCCCGCGAGTTTCCGGGTGTGGGCCTTCGTGACGCCCCGGGCGGCGTGGAGCTCCTCGTCGAAGGCGACGTAGACGCCGCCGGCGTCGCGGACCCGCTCGTCGGTCGCGGCGCGGACCGCGGTCAGCAGGTTGGCAGGGCCGTCCGAGCTCAACTCGTCGGCGGGGCGCTGGGCGCCCGTGAACACGACGGGCGCGTCGACGTCGAGCGTCAGGTCGAGGTAATAGGCCGACTCCTCCATCGTGTCGGTACCGTGGGTGACGACGATTCCGTCGGCCGCTCCGGCCGCGTCGCGCACGGCCCGCCGCACGTCCGCGAGCGTCTCGAAGTCCATCTCGAAGCTCGGGACCTGTGCGACCTGCTCGGTCGTCAACTTGGCATGCTCCCGGATCTCCGGCACGGCGTCGAGTAGCTCCTCGGCCGAGAGCGTCGGCGTCGCGCCCGCCTCGCCCTCCGTGGACGCGATGGTCCCGCCGGTTCCCAGAACAGTGATAGTGGGTGGCACGGAGGAGAGTTCGGACGGCGTCGCCTTATACTGCCGGCTGTAAGTTCGTAAAGATACTCGCCACCACGGGGGTGGCGAGTACTTTCGAAATGTTACAGCCGGCAGTATTAGTTGGGACGCCGGCCCCACTCTGGTCCCGCTGACCGAAACGTACAGGGCGACGCCACCGCTCGTCGCTGGTATGTCACCGACCGTCGGCGAACTCCGCAACGAGATCCGCCAGTCCGTGGACCGGTTCGAGCGCCCCGAGTCGACCGGGTTCACGAAGGAGAGCATCGCTGCCGTCTGCGAGGCGTTCGACCGGGACGTCGGGGACGGCCGCCTCCCGCCGAAGTCGGAGATGCGCGCCGCGATCCGGCAGGCGGTCGGCGGGCT
This genomic interval from Halomicrobium urmianum contains the following:
- a CDS encoding polysaccharide deacetylase family protein, with product MGDIDVAIGVDVDAVAGWLGSYGGEDSRADLSRGLSAGNEGVPRMLTVFENEGIDTSWYVPGHTLETFREEIQAVADAGHELGIHGYSHENPSDLSREQEAAIIEASIELIEDVTGERPVGHRASWWEFSENTADLLDEYDFLYDSSLMESEFEPRQVRTGDSWEKIDYDAEAESWMEPYEYGEELDVVEVPISWYRDDIPPMLFIKHPYYNTGYADPETMHEKYYKAQFDYLYDRRGAGVYTLTIHPDVYGKPHMIPLLEDFIRYVKDHDRAEFKTVEDVARKYQEDPSVYEPEGEFV
- a CDS encoding asparaginase; translated protein: MPPTITVLGTGGTIASTEGEAGATPTLSAEELLDAVPEIREHAKLTTEQVAQVPSFEMDFETLADVRRAVRDAAGAADGIVVTHGTDTMEESAYYLDLTLDVDAPVVFTGAQRPADELSSDGPANLLTAVRAATDERVRDAGGVYVAFDEELHAARGVTKAHTRKLAGFASPESGPVASFTREDVRFHREPGSRSGSIPVDRGNAEGGREEADAEPTVEMVKSAVGVDGGGIQRAVERGADGVVLEATGAGNATGPIGDAVAAAIDEGVPVVVTSRSYEGPVAPIYGTPGGGQTIRDHGAIFAGDLPAHKARLKLRLALGETTDVEELRAHFEDD